One part of the Thioalbus denitrificans genome encodes these proteins:
- a CDS encoding enoyl-CoA hydratase-related protein: protein MSDEGENRFEDIHVGPPEAGVLEVTLARPEVRNALRTRTLAELAAVLEAAAADDAVRVVLIGGDERAFAAGADVREMAALDAVGALLDERPRHWKAIREFPKPLVAAVRGYALGGGCELMMHADIVVAGAGARLGQPEINLGVIPGAGGTQRLTRAVGKALAMKLVLGGEMLGAAEAQAAGLVSEVVADAEVPERARALARKVAEKSPLALRLAKEAVLAAWETPLSTGLDLERRAFCLLAASDDRREGIAAFLEKRAPAFSGR, encoded by the coding sequence ATGAGTGACGAAGGCGAAAACCGCTTCGAGGACATCCACGTCGGCCCTCCCGAGGCGGGGGTGCTGGAGGTGACGCTGGCGCGGCCCGAGGTGCGCAACGCCCTGCGCACCCGGACGCTGGCGGAGCTGGCGGCCGTGCTGGAAGCGGCGGCGGCCGATGACGCCGTCCGGGTGGTGCTGATCGGGGGCGACGAGCGGGCCTTCGCCGCGGGGGCGGACGTGCGGGAGATGGCGGCCCTGGATGCAGTCGGCGCGCTGCTCGACGAGCGTCCCCGTCACTGGAAGGCCATCCGCGAGTTCCCCAAGCCGCTGGTGGCGGCGGTGCGCGGCTACGCGCTGGGCGGCGGCTGCGAGCTGATGATGCACGCCGACATCGTCGTGGCGGGGGCGGGGGCGCGGCTGGGCCAGCCGGAGATCAACCTCGGCGTCATCCCGGGCGCCGGCGGCACCCAGCGCCTGACCCGGGCGGTGGGCAAGGCGCTGGCGATGAAGCTGGTGCTGGGCGGCGAGATGCTGGGCGCCGCGGAGGCGCAGGCGGCGGGGCTGGTGAGCGAGGTGGTGGCCGACGCCGAGGTGCCGGAACGGGCCCGCGCGCTGGCGCGGAAGGTGGCGGAGAAGTCGCCGCTGGCGCTGCGGCTGGCCAAGGAGGCGGTGCTGGCGGCCTGGGAGACGCCGCTCTCCACCGGGCTCGACCTGGAGCGGCGGGCGTTCTGCCTGCTGGCGGCCAGCGACGACCGGCGCGAGGGCATCGCGGCCTTCCTGGAGAAGCGCGCTCCCGCGTTCAGCGGCCGCTGA
- the paaG gene encoding 2-(1,2-epoxy-1,2-dihydrophenyl)acetyl-CoA isomerase PaaG, which yields MDYETIDYAVAGGVARITLNRPERLNSFNTRMHEELRDALAAVRADDSVRVLLITGAGRGFCAGQDLSDRAVAPGSEAPDLGASIERNYNPLIRGLRDLELPVVCAVNGVAAGAGANLALACDLVLAARSASFIQAFCRIGLIPDSGGTWFLPRRVGAARAAGLALLGDKLSAEQAESWGLIWRCVDDAALESETEALCGHLAQQPTRGLALVKRALQASWSNDLDAQLDLERDLQREAGGTADYREGVAAFLEKRPPRFAGR from the coding sequence ATGGACTACGAAACCATCGACTACGCCGTTGCCGGGGGGGTGGCGCGCATCACCCTCAACCGGCCGGAGCGGCTCAACAGCTTCAACACCCGCATGCACGAGGAGTTGCGCGACGCCCTGGCGGCGGTGCGCGCGGACGACTCGGTGCGGGTGCTGCTCATCACCGGCGCCGGGCGCGGCTTCTGCGCCGGCCAGGACCTCTCCGACCGGGCCGTGGCGCCCGGGTCGGAGGCGCCGGACCTGGGCGCGTCCATCGAGCGCAACTACAACCCCCTCATCCGCGGCCTGCGCGACCTGGAGCTGCCGGTGGTGTGCGCGGTGAACGGGGTGGCGGCGGGCGCCGGCGCCAACCTGGCGCTGGCCTGCGACCTGGTGCTGGCGGCGCGTTCGGCGAGCTTCATCCAGGCCTTCTGCCGGATCGGCCTGATCCCCGACTCAGGCGGCACCTGGTTCCTGCCGCGGCGGGTGGGGGCGGCGCGGGCGGCGGGCCTGGCGCTGCTGGGCGACAAGCTGAGCGCCGAGCAGGCGGAGTCCTGGGGGCTCATCTGGCGCTGCGTGGATGACGCGGCGCTGGAGAGCGAGACGGAGGCGCTGTGCGGCCACCTGGCGCAGCAGCCCACCCGGGGCCTGGCCCTCGTCAAGCGGGCCCTGCAGGCATCCTGGTCCAACGACCTGGACGCCCAGCTCGATCTCGAGCGGGATCTGCAGCGGGAGGCGGGCGGCACGGCCGACTACCGCGAGGGGGTCGCGGCCTTCCTGGAGAAGCGCCCGCCGCGCTTCGCGGGGCGCTGA